The proteins below are encoded in one region of Callospermophilus lateralis isolate mCalLat2 chromosome 9, mCalLat2.hap1, whole genome shotgun sequence:
- the LOC143407389 gene encoding PRELI domain containing protein 3B-like, which translates to MKIWTLDLGAVFDHPWETVTTAAMQKYLNPMNPSVVGVDVLDRHIDPSGKLHSHRLLSTEWGLPSIMKSISFTNMVSVDERLIYKPHPQDPEKTILTQEAIISVQGVSLSSYLEGLMVTTISSNASKGGEVMEWVIHKLNAEIEELAASARGSMRTPVAVAAFVEK; encoded by the exons ATGAAAATCTGGACCTTGGACCTCGGAGCTGTCTTTGACCACCCATGGGAAACTGTTACAACAGCTGCAATGCAGAAATACCTAAACCCTATGAACCCGAGTGTGGTTGGAGTTGATGTGCTGGACAGACATATAGATCCCTCTGGAAAGCTGCACAGCCACAGACTTCTTAGCACAGAGTGGGGACTGCCTTCcatcatgaagtc TATTTCGTTTACAAATATGGTTTCAGTGGATGAGAGACTTATCTACAAACCACATCCTCAAGACCCAGAAAAGACTATTTTGACTCAGGAAGCCATCATCTCTGTGCAGGGAGTCAGCCTTAGCAGTTACCTGGAAGGACTGATGGTGACCACGATATCTTCTAATGCTAGTAAAGGCGGAGAAGTAATGGAATGGGTAATACATAAATTAAATGCTGAGATTGAAGAGTTGGCGGCTTCAGCAAGAGGAAGCATGAGGACACCAGTGGCGGTGGCGGCATTTGTAGAAAAATGA